In Halobacteriovorax sp. HLS, the following are encoded in one genomic region:
- the mtnP gene encoding S-methyl-5'-thioadenosine phosphorylase, which yields MSERAIGIIGGSGVYNIEGIEILKEHQVNTPYGAPSDKIIEAKLDGVKFYFIPRHGRAHSVLPHEVNYCANIYALKTFNVQYLISVSAVGSLKEECPPTTMVLPDQFIDWTKGGRRRTFFGEGIVAHVSVAEPVEPNLRQVLIDSCKESGANHHVGGSYLCIEGPQFSSKAESNIYRGFGATVIGMTNVPESYLAKEAGMAYATLAMVTDYDCWREEDHCTVDEIMKVMKTNNETAQSILKSALKKIENNKFDFKKENMFAIMTPKDAMSDEQRKICEVLQS from the coding sequence GTGTCTGAAAGAGCGATTGGAATAATTGGTGGAAGTGGAGTTTATAACATAGAAGGTATTGAAATCTTGAAAGAGCATCAGGTCAATACTCCTTATGGAGCTCCATCAGATAAAATAATTGAAGCAAAGTTAGACGGTGTTAAGTTCTATTTTATTCCAAGACATGGAAGAGCTCACTCAGTATTACCTCACGAGGTTAACTACTGTGCAAATATTTATGCACTTAAGACTTTTAATGTTCAATACTTAATTTCTGTATCTGCAGTTGGATCTCTTAAGGAAGAATGTCCACCGACCACTATGGTACTTCCTGATCAATTTATTGACTGGACTAAGGGTGGAAGAAGAAGAACATTTTTTGGGGAAGGAATTGTTGCTCACGTTTCAGTTGCAGAACCAGTTGAGCCTAATCTTAGACAGGTATTAATTGATTCTTGTAAAGAGTCAGGTGCAAATCATCATGTTGGTGGTTCCTACCTTTGTATTGAAGGTCCACAATTCTCATCGAAAGCAGAATCAAATATATATAGAGGCTTTGGTGCAACAGTGATTGGGATGACAAATGTTCCAGAGTCTTACCTCGCCAAAGAAGCAGGTATGGCCTATGCAACACTTGCGATGGTTACAGATTATGATTGTTGGAGAGAAGAAGATCACTGTACAGTTGATGAAATAATGAAAGTTATGAAGACTAACAACGAGACGGCTCAGTCTATTTTAAAGAGTGCTTTAAAGAAGATTGAAAATAACAAATTTGATTTTAAGAAAGAGAATATGTTTGCAATCATGACTCCAAAAGATGCGATGAGTGATGAGCAAAGAAAAATTTGTGAAGTGTTACAATCATAA
- a CDS encoding ATP/GTP-binding protein, translated as MSFVNYHSKEINCKIVYYGPGLGGKTTNIQHVYQKTSGDSKGKIISLNTENERTLFFDFLPLDLGEIRGFKTRFHLYTVPGQVFYEASRKLILRGVDGVVFVADSQVERLDANIESLKNLESNLLEQGYDMSKIPIVMQWNKRDLPNVMSKEDLSSKLNKWNFPEFEGVATQGTGVFETLKQISKLVLMNLKGGVE; from the coding sequence ATGTCTTTTGTAAATTATCATTCAAAAGAAATTAACTGTAAGATTGTTTACTATGGTCCAGGCCTTGGTGGCAAGACTACAAATATACAACATGTTTATCAAAAAACTTCTGGTGACTCTAAGGGAAAGATAATTTCTTTAAATACTGAAAATGAAAGAACCCTCTTTTTTGATTTTCTTCCATTAGACCTTGGAGAAATACGCGGGTTTAAAACGAGGTTTCATCTCTATACTGTACCTGGGCAGGTCTTTTATGAGGCGAGTAGAAAATTGATCCTTAGGGGTGTTGATGGTGTTGTCTTTGTTGCAGACTCACAAGTTGAAAGGCTTGATGCAAATATTGAGAGTTTAAAAAATCTTGAAAGTAACCTCTTAGAGCAAGGTTATGATATGAGTAAAATTCCTATTGTTATGCAATGGAACAAAAGAGATCTACCTAATGTTATGAGTAAAGAAGATCTGTCTTCAAAACTAAACAAATGGAACTTTCCAGAGTTTGAAGGCGTAGCTACTCAAGGAACAGGCGTGTTTGAAACATTAAAGCAGATTAGTAAATTAGTTCTTATGAATTTAAAGGGTGGAGTTGAATAA
- the recR gene encoding recombination mediator RecR, which translates to MELPKTLLDVIDQLSRIPGVGDKTATRQTLVLAKWSAQELLAFGDAMKNLAHLKSCNECGMYADENICDICSKPERKESKSICVVENVTDCLAIERSGNYHGLYHILGGVLNPLMGIGPEELKIDNFVKRVRDLNIESIVLAVNPSVEGDATCSYINQVIPETVEVDRIGFGIPMGGSLEYLDTMTIAKALENRRKM; encoded by the coding sequence GTGGAACTACCAAAAACACTCTTAGATGTTATTGATCAATTAAGTCGAATTCCTGGCGTTGGTGATAAAACAGCAACTAGGCAGACACTTGTTTTGGCCAAATGGTCAGCTCAAGAATTATTAGCTTTTGGTGATGCTATGAAAAACTTGGCACATCTTAAGTCGTGTAATGAGTGTGGTATGTATGCAGATGAAAATATCTGTGACATTTGTTCCAAGCCTGAAAGAAAAGAAAGTAAGTCCATTTGTGTTGTAGAAAATGTAACAGACTGTTTAGCGATTGAGAGAAGTGGTAATTACCACGGTCTTTATCATATTTTAGGAGGGGTTCTTAATCCATTGATGGGTATAGGACCTGAAGAATTAAAAATAGATAATTTCGTGAAGAGAGTGCGTGATTTGAATATTGAGAGCATAGTGCTAGCTGTTAACCCATCTGTTGAGGGTGATGCGACTTGTTCTTATATTAATCAAGTTATTCCAGAAACGGTTGAGGTCGATCGAATTGGATTTGGTATTCCAATGGGTGGAAGTTTAGAATATTTGGATACCATGACAATAGCGAAAGCGTTAGAAAATAGAAGAAAAATGTAA
- a CDS encoding YbaB/EbfC family nucleoid-associated protein, whose product MAKNLNHLMKQAQVMQQKMSTLQKELESRELDVSSGGGMVKIKINGKQEIQEFKLDKECVDPTDVETLEELIQTAVNQAVKESQEMVSSAMSKVTGGLNIPGLF is encoded by the coding sequence ATGGCAAAGAATTTAAATCACTTAATGAAACAAGCACAAGTAATGCAACAGAAAATGTCTACGTTACAAAAAGAACTTGAATCTAGAGAGCTTGATGTTTCTTCAGGTGGTGGAATGGTTAAAATTAAGATCAATGGAAAGCAAGAGATCCAAGAGTTTAAGCTAGATAAGGAATGTGTTGATCCGACTGACGTTGAAACGTTGGAAGAGCTTATTCAAACTGCTGTTAATCAAGCCGTTAAGGAATCGCAAGAGATGGTTAGTTCAGCAATGAGTAAAGTTACTGGTGGATTAAATATTCCAGGTCTTTTTTAA
- the dnaX gene encoding DNA polymerase III subunit gamma/tau: MSYQVLARKWRPKRFQDVIGQSHITRSLQNALSRDKLGHAYILSGTRGIGKTSVARIFAKAIRCENKREDSNPCGECPSCLDFESTTSMNIVEIDGASNNSVDDIRDLIGNIQYLPTSGKYKIYIIDEVHMLSTSAFNALLKTLEEPPAHAIFILATTEPEKLLGTVLSRCQRFDFRNATVKDLSVHLKHIATEEGIKFEDDKIISQISAQGKGSVRDSLSLLDQVLSFSEDGVITEQSVSYALGLAKTSAIIDMVTFIINGDRVSLSKLYNDLLNENVSAKNICYSLLDEFYLFISQVDNEENIKSRWPAANSSSLQPGEIFWIYESISKDIIWTLASLSPERATEVALVKIALRNSFFQEEEIVKKKTIINSSANEEKVEVIEDVIESPPSETIEVKPAEVIVEEDRQDEGPAVNFEELSKVLDSNESIPVQVDETLDSVTKSEELLREKSVQDLPRSWDGFLAYLFKVSPAAASNLEQGNIINPLTVTESTVVIDIGFPETSKVFLDYLKEAEAFKKLTSQVCDFFNVEEKNVTIVLELVGNEDAIETDFKSKAEIKQMLEDKEEDRQKNDILNNPLIVQAQDIFNSKIDKVIIKKESK; the protein is encoded by the coding sequence ATGTCGTATCAGGTTCTAGCTAGAAAGTGGCGCCCAAAGAGATTTCAAGATGTTATAGGTCAGTCTCATATAACACGCTCTCTTCAAAATGCTTTATCAAGAGATAAGCTCGGGCATGCCTATATTTTGTCTGGAACTAGAGGAATTGGGAAAACATCTGTAGCACGAATTTTTGCTAAAGCAATTAGGTGTGAAAATAAGCGTGAAGACTCTAATCCCTGTGGAGAATGTCCAAGTTGTTTGGACTTTGAAAGCACAACTTCTATGAATATTGTAGAAATTGATGGTGCTTCTAACAATAGTGTAGACGACATTAGAGACCTGATTGGAAATATTCAATATCTTCCCACGTCTGGAAAATACAAAATTTATATAATTGATGAAGTTCATATGCTCTCAACGAGCGCATTTAATGCACTTTTAAAAACTCTTGAGGAGCCACCTGCTCACGCTATTTTTATACTGGCAACAACTGAGCCTGAGAAGTTATTAGGAACTGTCCTTTCAAGATGTCAGAGATTCGATTTTCGCAATGCAACTGTTAAAGATCTTTCGGTCCATCTAAAACATATTGCAACAGAAGAAGGCATAAAGTTTGAAGATGATAAAATTATTTCTCAAATAAGTGCTCAAGGTAAAGGTTCGGTTAGAGACTCTTTATCTCTATTAGATCAAGTTCTTAGTTTTTCTGAGGATGGAGTTATAACTGAGCAAAGCGTATCGTACGCTTTAGGTCTTGCTAAAACCTCTGCTATTATAGATATGGTAACTTTTATCATTAATGGTGACAGAGTAAGTTTAAGTAAGCTTTATAATGATTTGTTAAATGAAAATGTTTCAGCAAAAAATATTTGTTATTCTCTGCTTGATGAATTCTATCTCTTTATTTCTCAGGTAGATAATGAAGAAAATATAAAATCGAGATGGCCTGCTGCAAATAGTAGTTCTTTGCAGCCAGGTGAAATCTTTTGGATTTACGAGTCCATTTCTAAAGATATTATTTGGACGTTGGCGTCTCTTTCTCCAGAAAGGGCCACTGAAGTTGCTCTTGTAAAAATAGCGCTTCGAAATTCTTTTTTTCAAGAAGAAGAAATCGTAAAAAAAAAAACGATAATTAACTCCAGTGCAAATGAAGAAAAAGTAGAAGTTATTGAGGACGTAATAGAGAGTCCTCCTTCTGAGACTATAGAAGTTAAACCTGCTGAGGTGATAGTTGAAGAAGATAGGCAGGATGAAGGGCCTGCGGTTAACTTTGAAGAGCTGTCTAAGGTTCTCGATTCAAATGAAAGTATTCCTGTTCAGGTCGATGAGACTCTTGATTCAGTTACTAAATCAGAAGAATTATTAAGAGAAAAGTCTGTTCAGGATCTGCCTCGATCATGGGACGGTTTTTTAGCTTACTTATTTAAAGTGTCGCCAGCTGCTGCTTCTAACCTTGAGCAAGGTAATATTATTAATCCACTGACTGTCACAGAAAGCACAGTTGTTATTGATATTGGTTTTCCTGAAACAAGTAAGGTTTTTCTTGATTATTTAAAAGAAGCAGAAGCTTTCAAAAAGCTTACATCACAGGTTTGTGATTTTTTTAATGTTGAAGAAAAGAATGTTACTATTGTTTTGGAGCTTGTTGGTAATGAGGATGCAATTGAGACTGACTTTAAGTCTAAAGCAGAGATTAAGCAGATGTTAGAGGATAAAGAAGAAGATAGACAGAAGAATGATATCTTGAATAACCCTCTTATAGTACAGGCGCAAGATATCTTTAACTCTAAAATTGATAAAGTTATTATAAAAAAAGAATCTAAATAG
- a CDS encoding response regulator has product MDKLIKILIADDEPEVLNLIEDCLLDEFKGAKTTKAKDGLEAYHYAMTMEYDLIISDHKMPFCTGLDFVTKIKSTTNTNSETPVIFVSGYIPEIEEGLSVSEGILYIDKPFTNERLTKFCKMLLNKK; this is encoded by the coding sequence ATGGATAAACTAATAAAAATACTTATTGCTGATGATGAACCTGAGGTTCTGAACTTAATCGAAGATTGCCTACTTGATGAATTTAAAGGGGCAAAGACCACTAAGGCCAAAGATGGGCTTGAAGCATATCATTATGCAATGACAATGGAGTATGATCTTATAATCTCAGATCATAAAATGCCATTTTGTACAGGACTAGACTTCGTTACTAAAATTAAATCTACCACTAATACGAATTCAGAAACACCTGTTATTTTTGTCTCAGGATATATTCCAGAAATTGAAGAAGGGTTATCTGTTTCCGAAGGAATTCTTTATATCGATAAACCTTTTACCAATGAAAGACTAACGAAATTTTGTAAAATGCTATTAAATAAAAAATAG
- a CDS encoding response regulator: MKLLLIEDSNFQRKIIVAKLSKLGLEIRECGDAEDALIYLEAQDFDLVMTDLNLPEMSGIEFIKKLKEIKPYIPVIAMTSPGSSLEHPNQSIDAGALFILNKPIEDISKIEELIQSIS, encoded by the coding sequence ATGAAACTACTACTAATTGAAGATTCGAACTTTCAAAGAAAAATCATCGTAGCTAAGCTTTCGAAGCTTGGTCTAGAGATTAGAGAATGTGGAGATGCTGAAGACGCACTAATATATTTAGAAGCTCAAGACTTTGATCTTGTAATGACTGATTTAAATTTACCGGAGATGAGTGGAATCGAATTTATTAAAAAGCTTAAAGAGATTAAGCCTTATATTCCAGTTATCGCAATGACTTCTCCAGGCAGCTCTTTAGAGCATCCGAATCAATCTATTGATGCTGGAGCACTTTTTATTCTAAATAAGCCAATTGAAGATATCTCAAAAATTGAAGAATTAATTCAATCAATTTCTTAA
- a CDS encoding nucleoside deaminase, which produces MHNFKDYEWLMSKAIDEAYKAYGVDEVPIGALVVDENGNILSQSHNLKESVNDPCGHAEILAIREACEKKGSWRLNNCTIFVTLEPCPMCLSALVQSRIGRLVFGAYDSKGGAISLNYNLYKDKRLNHNFDVIGGVMHFETSQILSKFFREKRKSYIKE; this is translated from the coding sequence ATGCATAATTTTAAGGATTATGAGTGGTTGATGTCAAAGGCCATAGATGAAGCTTATAAGGCCTATGGGGTTGATGAAGTTCCAATCGGTGCATTGGTTGTAGATGAGAATGGTAACATTTTAAGTCAGTCCCATAATTTAAAAGAAAGCGTTAACGATCCTTGCGGTCATGCAGAAATATTAGCGATTAGAGAAGCTTGCGAAAAAAAAGGAAGTTGGAGATTAAATAACTGTACTATTTTTGTAACTCTAGAGCCATGTCCAATGTGCCTAAGTGCCCTAGTTCAATCTAGAATTGGACGACTTGTATTTGGTGCATATGACTCTAAGGGCGGAGCAATAAGTCTAAATTACAATCTATATAAGGACAAAAGACTTAACCATAACTTTGATGTAATTGGAGGAGTAATGCATTTTGAAACTTCTCAAATCTTATCAAAGTTCTTTAGAGAAAAGCGCAAGTCGTATATTAAAGAATGA
- a CDS encoding response regulator, whose protein sequence is MLNLNYPLNLVLIDDDPDMLDLMEFYVRNNSNFKAHKFTSPILALEFMSNNQTAIAIVDINMEEMAGEVVLRKVNELGHGTQVIIATASNNLLTFTACFHEKATGFIFKPFTQERFLSTIESAHTCIKSWHDIFIEMMKRKHKNSA, encoded by the coding sequence ATGCTGAACTTAAATTATCCACTAAACCTTGTTTTGATTGACGACGACCCTGATATGTTAGACCTGATGGAATTCTACGTTCGTAATAACAGCAATTTTAAGGCCCATAAATTTACATCTCCAATTTTAGCGCTAGAGTTTATGAGCAATAACCAAACGGCAATTGCCATCGTCGATATTAATATGGAAGAAATGGCCGGAGAGGTTGTTTTGCGAAAAGTAAATGAACTTGGTCATGGTACACAGGTTATCATAGCGACAGCATCAAATAACTTATTAACCTTTACCGCGTGCTTTCATGAGAAAGCGACTGGCTTTATATTTAAACCATTTACTCAAGAAAGGTTTTTAAGCACAATTGAAAGTGCTCACACGTGTATCAAATCGTGGCACGATATATTCATTGAAATGATGAAAAGAAAACACAAAAACAGTGCTTAA
- a CDS encoding Lrp/AsnC ligand binding domain-containing protein: protein MGSEYEIDSLDKRIISELQSDARKPFLDMARKCLVSGGTIHQRVEKLRENGVIKGSSISVNHKKLGYGVEVLLGIHLVNAKVVSKVIKKLEKFPEVVQALYTTGNYALFIKVITKDIDGYHDFLVKKLQAIEEIRSTESFICLETPINRELKLD from the coding sequence ATGGGCTCAGAGTACGAAATTGATAGTTTGGATAAGAGAATAATTAGTGAATTACAATCAGATGCTAGAAAGCCATTTCTTGATATGGCCAGAAAGTGTTTAGTTTCTGGAGGAACTATTCATCAGAGAGTTGAGAAGCTCAGAGAGAATGGTGTAATCAAAGGAAGCAGCATTTCTGTAAATCACAAGAAGCTGGGCTATGGTGTTGAAGTGCTACTAGGAATTCATCTCGTAAACGCCAAAGTTGTTTCAAAAGTTATTAAGAAATTAGAGAAATTTCCTGAGGTAGTTCAGGCCTTATATACTACTGGAAACTACGCTCTCTTTATTAAAGTTATCACTAAAGATATCGACGGATATCATGACTTTTTGGTTAAGAAGTTACAGGCCATAGAAGAAATAAGGTCCACAGAGTCCTTTATTTGCCTTGAGACACCAATAAATAGAGAGTTGAAGTTAGATTAA
- the asnB gene encoding asparagine synthase B encodes MCGFTAYLLEENDKEIAQQYSSYARRIDYRGPDQYSHIVLNQKVNLHFQRLAIMDLSTSGMQPFISKSGSALVCNGEIYNFEDLKKDLLSDHEFHSTSDCEVILPLYKKVGIEKTCKLLDGEFAFVIWDEAKQSFIAARDQIGIRPLFFGKSLITKQLCFSSEIKVLKDMCEEILPFPPGSYFDGQKIIKFEQIEQTQIDPTIDQSKALSGIKHLLEQAVIKRLNSDAKVGFLLSGGLDSSLVCAIAAKASKGPINTFAVGIKEDPIDTKYARIVAKHIGSNHHEYLFSKSDILEVLSDLIYRLETFDITTIRASIGMDLICKYIRTNTAIKVLMTGECSDELFGYKYTDFAPNPSEFQNEAIKRIKELYIYDVLRADRCISSNSLEARVPFSDKAFVRFVMSIPPSLKMNFSGHGKYLLRAAFDLEDYLPHEILYRDKAAFSDAVGHSSVDFLKSLAAMTITDDEMSCAHKEFPYCTPKNKEAYLYRKIFSTHFKDQEKLIPQIWMPNLEWENCDVEDPSARVLPNYGKSGV; translated from the coding sequence ATGTGTGGTTTTACAGCGTATTTACTTGAAGAGAATGACAAAGAAATTGCTCAACAATACTCTTCCTATGCCAGAAGAATTGATTATCGGGGACCTGATCAGTATTCACATATTGTACTTAATCAGAAAGTAAATCTTCACTTTCAAAGGTTGGCCATAATGGATTTATCTACAAGTGGTATGCAACCATTTATATCTAAGAGTGGTAGTGCACTTGTATGCAATGGCGAAATCTACAACTTCGAAGATCTTAAGAAAGATCTATTAAGCGATCATGAATTTCACTCTACATCTGATTGTGAGGTAATTTTACCTCTATATAAGAAAGTAGGAATAGAAAAAACATGTAAGCTACTAGATGGAGAATTTGCTTTTGTTATTTGGGATGAGGCAAAGCAAAGTTTTATAGCTGCAAGAGATCAAATTGGGATACGTCCTCTTTTCTTTGGAAAGTCACTCATCACCAAGCAGCTTTGCTTTTCATCGGAGATCAAAGTCTTAAAAGACATGTGCGAAGAGATTTTACCATTTCCCCCTGGAAGCTATTTCGACGGCCAAAAAATAATTAAATTTGAACAAATAGAGCAAACACAAATAGATCCTACAATTGATCAATCAAAAGCTCTTTCTGGAATAAAACATCTTTTAGAGCAAGCGGTTATAAAGAGGCTCAACTCTGATGCTAAAGTAGGCTTTCTATTAAGTGGCGGTCTAGATAGCAGCCTTGTATGTGCTATCGCAGCGAAAGCCAGCAAAGGACCTATTAACACATTTGCAGTGGGCATCAAAGAAGATCCCATTGATACAAAGTATGCAAGAATAGTTGCTAAACACATTGGTTCAAACCATCATGAGTACTTATTTTCGAAATCAGATATTTTAGAAGTTTTAAGTGATTTAATCTATAGACTCGAAACTTTTGATATAACGACAATTCGAGCATCAATTGGAATGGATCTTATTTGTAAATACATTAGAACTAATACGGCCATTAAAGTTCTAATGACAGGTGAGTGTAGTGATGAATTATTTGGATATAAATATACTGACTTTGCACCTAACCCAAGTGAATTTCAAAATGAAGCAATAAAGAGAATTAAAGAGTTATATATATATGATGTCCTTAGGGCCGACAGATGTATAAGCTCAAACTCACTTGAAGCCAGGGTTCCATTTAGTGACAAAGCTTTCGTCAGATTTGTTATGAGTATACCACCGAGCTTGAAAATGAACTTTTCAGGACATGGAAAGTACCTTCTTAGGGCCGCATTTGATTTAGAGGACTATCTACCACATGAAATATTATATAGAGATAAGGCAGCATTTAGCGATGCTGTGGGACACTCCAGTGTCGACTTCTTAAAAAGTCTAGCGGCGATGACTATTACTGATGATGAGATGAGTTGCGCGCACAAAGAGTTTCCTTACTGCACTCCTAAAAACAAAGAAGCTTATCTCTATAGGAAAATTTTCTCGACGCATTTTAAAGATCAAGAGAAATTAATTCCTCAAATATGGATGCCAAATTTAGAATGGGAAAATTGTGATGTCGAAGACCCTTCTGCCAGAGTTCTACCTAACTATGGAAAAAGTGGTGTTTAA